A single Brienomyrus brachyistius isolate T26 chromosome 11, BBRACH_0.4, whole genome shotgun sequence DNA region contains:
- the LOC125751498 gene encoding tetraspanin-18-like, with product MGHGEMSTRSTAMEGDCFSCIKYLMFVFNFFLFLGGCFLLGVGSWVLVDPRGMREIMAANTLLFSGIYALLAMGGLLFLLGFLGCCGALRENKCLLLSFFVLILFIFLAELAAAILAFVFREHLTREHFTKQLKRHYQGYNTSDVLTSSWNAIMTTFDCCGVNSPDDFEDSLFRHINPGDMVPEACCQRNSKPGDVAYISKEECLMGSMLFRNNKGCYSAGVDYFEMYIYLAGALAIVVLTIELFAMVFAMCLFRGIP from the exons ATG GGGCACGGAGAGATGTCTACGAGGAGCACGGCCATGGAGGGCGACTGCTTCAGCTGCATCAAGTATCTCATGTTCGTCTTCAACTTCTTCCTCTTT CTGGGTGGCTGTTTCCTGCTGGGAGTGGGAAGCTGGGTGCTGGTGGACCCCAGGGGTATGCGGGAGATCATGGCTGCCAACACACTGCTCTTCTCAGGCATCTATGCGCTGTTGGCCATGGGCGGCCTGCTCTTCCTGCTGGGCTTTCTGGGCTGCTGCGGTGCCCTCCGTGAGAATAAGTGCCTGCTGCTCTCT TTCTTCGTGCTCATCCTCTTCATATTCCTGGCAGAGCTGGCTGCCGCCATATTGGCCTTCGTTTTCCGGGAACAT CTGACACGAGAACACTTTACGAAGCAGCTGAAGAGGCACTACCAGGGCTACAACACCTCAGACGTCCTCACATCCTCCTGGAACGCCATCATGACCACA TTTGACTGCTGTGGGGTAAACAGCCCTGATGATTTTGAGGACAGTCTCTTCAGGCACATCAACCCCGGTGACATGGTGCCTGAGGCTTGTTGCCAGAGAAATAGTAAACCTGGCGATGTGGCCTACATCAGTAAGGAGGAGTGTCTCATGGGCAGCATGCTCTTTCGCAATAACAAG GGCTGTTATTCAGCAGGAGTAGACTACTTTGAGATGTACATCTACCTGGCTGGTGCATTGGCCATTGTGGTGTTGACTATTGAA CTCTTTGCCATGGTGTTTGCGATGTGTCTGTTCAGAGGAATCCCATAG